TTTATGCCCCTTTGTCTGCTGAGCGTGTGTAGTTTGGAGCACTATGTAGCACTATGCTAATCGCGTGCAGTTTCCTAAACATTGGCAATCAATCAGCTTGCCTGGATATTTCGGGCACTCAAAGTGATGGATTGACTGCCAGCGAATGCGAAACGAGTTTATGACGTCTCTCGGACACGAAGATCAAGCCGTCTTGGCGGGTTTTTTTGCGATTGCTGGAATTTCGGATAACCGGCCCAAATCGATCTCATTACAGTGCCCCATCATCATTTGACCTCTGTTTATTTTGTGGTGACTTACGTTTAAGCCAAGTCGCTGAGTCACAGATACTCGTATGCAAATGGTGTCGTTAAGATGTGAGTGTTTTATTAAGACACATTCTGCGTGCTTCCATAGAatttcttttgtgttttttccgttttttctttcgtttttgttttggctatatttctgtatatttctgtatttttctgtatttttcgGTTATGGCGTAATGGGACTGGAAGATGCTAATTCGCGGCTGCTGCGCACATTAAACGCCGGTATATAAAGTGGATGGCAGATGTGGCAAGCCAAGTCGTCCGTCGGTTCCCGCCTAGAAAGCACCAAATCCCTTCCTCCACTCTCACCAGCCACCACACAAAGAAGCCACCAAAATGTTCAAGATCGCCCTCTGCTTGTTGGCCCTGGCCAGTGGATCCCTGGCCGCCAGCATTGGCCAGGTGGACAGCACCACCGAGAAGCGCGAGATTGTGCCCGTGCTGAAGTTCGAGACGAACAAGAACCCCGACGGCTCCTTCCACTTCAGCTACGAGGGCGGCGACCAGTCCATGCGCCAGGAGCAGGGCGTGATCGAGAACGCCGGCACGGAGGACGAGGCTCTGGAGGTCTCCGGCATGTACAGCTACGTCGACGCCGATGGCAACACCGTGGAGGTGCACTACACGGCCGGCAAGAACGGATTCGTGCCCATTGGCACCATCATCCCCAAGGAGATCACCGAGCTGGCCAAGTCAGCCGCCCTGCTGCCCAAGATTCCCGAGGACGAGCAGAAGTACCGCAAGGCCCGCTCCCAGGAACTGGAGAAGAAGGAGGCTGCCGTCGAGAAGGAAGCCGCTCCCGTCGAGAAGGAGGAGCCTGTGGTGGCCAAGGAGTCGGTTGTGGTGGAGAAGTCCGAGCCCCTGCCCGCCGAGTCCCAGGTGGTGCCCGTCCAGGTGGTCCTCGACGCCGTGCCCGAGGCGGAGGTCAAGGccgagacggagacggagaagAAGGTTGAGACCAAGACTGCCTAAGCTCCCCTAGAAACTAGACTAGTAGACTACCCAagtattgtttaatttaaaagcaagTGCGATCTAATTTAACTGGCTAGCAATAAACCGATTCCTTATCTCAAATCCGCATCTCTCTCGATTCAAATGGACGACAGCAGCTGCATGTGAAATGCGCATTCCGTGCTGCATATAAATGCTTGTCATAAATTTCGCTATGGTTAGTGCTAATTTAAGCAGAAAGCTGGCCGCAGAAATATTATCTCACCGACATCGAACTGTTGGCTTATAACTTTATTGCAGAATATAGAAAGATTAACGATTGACTCAATCGAGAACGTCTAAGTGAGCACAAAGCAAATGAAGATATTTCGTTGATTAGTAAtccggcaaaacaaaacactgttagaacattcaaaattaaacatttaaaagcattttagcaaaaacatttttatgcatCTTATAAAGCTGAGCTCTATTAACGACTTAAAAtacattgtttttttaatcaaaGTAAAGGCGCTTACTTGTTGCGCAAACCACATAAAATAGAATCTGGCAACAAATAAACTTCTGTAATCGAATAGCTTGATCTTTTCAAGAGTTCACAAGTTAAAATTGACATTATTTGATAGAACTTTAAGCATTCTCTTATTTTAACATCATTAGAAAGGGATTTTGATCACCTCTCAAGAATTTATAGTTAGGGGAATTGTATAGCAAGTTCAAAATGCGTGAGGAAACCACTTGCTCCATGGTCCACGACCTGCTGGAGTCACAGAAGTGCAACTTTGTGCGAAAGACGTCGGATTGCCTGATCAATATGGGCTTGTTCAACTACCTGGCATGGCACTACTGCAAGGTGGACGTCCGAAATAGCTTCAATTCCTTCTGGAGCGTGTTGGGCATGTTCCTGATTGCCGTCTACGTCTTCTGGATGATGCAGATAACCATAAAGAACTAGTGAGTTTCTATCGGCAGTGATATGAAAATGGTTGAACATTCTCCCCCAGCTTTTGCCCCACTTTGATGGTGATCGCGGACTTCTTGCGAATGAACGAGAGCACGGCTGGAGTCACAGTGCTGGCCGTGGCAAGCGGATCACCGGACTTCTTCACGGCAATCGCCTCGAGGATGCAGGGCTCCAAGTACTCCTTCCTGGCGTGCATGGCGCAGACCATGTTCCTGCACTTCTTCGTGGCCGGCCTGGTGATCCTGACCAAGCCCTTCCACATGCAGCCAAACACCTACCTGCGGGACTTTGGTTTCCTGTTCCTCAACACGGTCTACATGGACTACATCCACAAGCGACCCCAGGGTATCAGCTGGGTAGCTGCGCTGCCCAGTGCCTTCATCTTCGTGGGCTACGTGGTGGTGACCATCGTCGATCAGCACTTGCTGATTGCCCGCATTCAAAGTGAGTTCTCTATTTTGTCATAAAGAAAATAAGCTTGAGAATCTTTATCAGAAATGGAGCAAAGACAACTGAATGTGGCTGAGGCGTTGCAGCTGGAGGCACTGCGGCCGCAGAAGGAGTTGCCACTGACGCGCCCGGAAATCGACCGCTCGTCCATCGGTCACGGAAGTCGAAATAAGCGGCTGTTCCGGCAATTCTGGAACTCCGTCGCCGAGTTCGACAAGGATCGCTTCCACCGTGGAACCCTCCTGGTGAAGCTGTATCTGATAGTGAAGCAGCCCATCGATATGCTGCTTAGACTACTCATACCGAAGGTCGACATGAACGCGCCTCTGTACGGATGGTCCAAGCTGCTCTTCAACATGCAGGTGCTGCTTGTTCCCACCTATATGGCCTACATCATACGTAAGAGGCTACCTAATCTTAAAGAAAGACGTTCCTTCACCTCACGATCTTTGTTTCAGTTCGGGGGTACAGCGTTGCGGGCTTTGCCGTCTACATGATTGTGCTCATCACCATGGTGCCTGTGGCCATCATGATATTCTTCCTCACGCGCACTGACACCCCGCCCATGTTTTTCAGGGTAAGTGTTCGGTATTTCTAGCGCATACTTCAGGCACGTTCCCAAGTGTATAACAGGTTTTCTTAAATGACTAAGAATATTGGCACATGACTATATATGGGGATGACTACAGAAGTAGGCTAGTTTATCAGCTCATCTCGAATAACTCATTTCCGTCTTAATGACGTCGTCTCAGTGTtgcgaaaatgaaatgagacTTTAGTTGATCACTTTCTGATAAGACAAAGATAACCAAATTAAGTTTGCCTTACAGTTCACATCTAGCATGGGTTTCCTGGCCGCCGTCTTCCTGATCTTCTGCCTGACCACCGAGGTGAACGCCATGTTCTTCACGATGGCGACCGTCCTGAAAGTGAGCCAGGAGTTCTCGCTGACCACGGCCATCTGCTGGGCACTGAGTAGCAACGACCTGGTGGCGAATCTCTCACTCTCCCACCAGGGATGGCCTCGCATGGCCATGACGGCCACCTTCTCGGCACCAGTATTTGGTGGGTAGTCATAgctgatattgatattgaagAAGGCTAAATGGGTCCTCCTTTCCCTGCAGGATCCTTTGTGTTCTTGGCCATGCCATTGGTGGTGAACTCGTTTGTAGAAGCGCCCAAGAATATTTTCGTAAGTAGTACAGTAAATGATGCGATATAAAGTTTCTTAAGGGATAAAGTTAAAGCAGCCATCGGAAGGTAAGTTTGGAGAGACGGTCTGCATCTTCCTGGAGGTCGGAATGGGCTTCTCGATGCTTTCCGTGCTAACCACCAACTTTAAGCTGCGAAGAGCTTGTGGCTTTCTGCTCGTCACCTACTACATCTTCTTTCTGGGAGTTCTGATTCTTCTGGAGAAGGGCCAGATCCATGCATACGGAGTGTAAACAGGAAACctacaaaatatgcaaattgtgaGATGATTTATGCCTCATTATATAACCAATTTCATTCTTACGTTCCCTGTTCGTTAGATCTTCATTTCGTCTTTGATTCGAGCTAATGGACGATGTTTAAGCGTGTAATGATGTATTGAAACAGGTGTCTCTCTCTCGTTTGATGCCCCCAGGGCTCACTGTGCCGCAAAGTGGCCAAACCTGTGCTCAATCATCCGACGTCCCAGACTTTGATACTGTGCCACGTTTGGGTCTGGTTTCAAGGTCTCTTAAGCGGGGTATGTCCCTTGTGCACTGACAAAAATAATGAACGAGATAGGTAAAGCGCAGatacaaaatgatttttttagTAGAAGATGGCTTTACTCCCTCCTTTCTCTGTGCATCTTGGCATGCTAAGTAAACTAAAATGTATGTCCCTGTGCACTAGGAAAAATACCTTAGGTGAAGCGCAGatcaaaaatgatttttttacTATAAGATGGCTTTAGTTTGCTCCCACTTTTCCCTGTGCATCTTCGAATGCTGAGTAAACTAAAATGTGCAAATGGGCAAACTAAATGAATGCGAATTGGAAGAACACACAGACAGATTGAAACAACTTCATCGCAGTCGcgttggtttttattttagattgCCAAGTGAAAATACTTGGAACTGGTCGTTTGTCTTACTAACTTCTACGAGATCTTGTTCAGGAAGCACTCTTTAGGGCTTCTCCGCCTTCACCTCCTTGGGCAGATCCTTGGCTGCCTCAGCGACGGCTGTGATTTCCGGGTTGATGATGCTGCCGTAGGGCACGAAGCCGTTCTTTCCCGCCGTGTAGAACACCTCCACCTCCTGGCCATCTTCGTTGATGTACTTGTAGGATCCCTTGACCTCCAGAGCCTCGTCGTCGGTGCCCTTGTCCACCACCACAGCCCCCTCGCTGCGCGAGGTTCCATCTGCTGACTCGTAGGCGGCGTCATAGCTGCCATCCTCATGCTTGTTGATCTCGGACTTCAGGATGGCCACGGGCTCGCGTTCGGGCTCCACGGGAAGAGCGTGGCAGCAGGCCACCACCACGGCCAGGACGAAGAGGGGAAGCTGCAGGAGATCATAATATAATCACTCATTATCCTGTTCGAGTCCAAATCCCCAGATGCTTCACATTCCACTTTAGCTTATAGTATGCAGTTTAATGGATATATGAACTGATAATCCTCTTTTGGGTCCACTTACAATCTTGCACATTTTGGTTGAGTTTTTGGGGAGCGTAGAAAGCGAGAGTTAAAGCGCGTGTGAACTGGAAGTGGATCGGCCAGTTGGCTTTTATAGCCACTCAGTCCATTCAGTCCACTCAGTCCTCCATCAGTATTTCGACCACATCCAGCTCTTTCGGCTCTTTCGCTTAAACATGCTAAACATGTTTGCATCCCGTTTTATGCGGACTCTACGTCCGCAAAAGCTCCAATAATATCACTTCGTCTCGCTCCAAATGTCAAGGTCTCGGATGGGTCAGTTTTCGAGAGCGGGTTTCGAAAATATGTCACTATGCTGGCGGCATCTGAGTCACCTGGCGATTGATGACACCGATTATCATTCGGCGGCCACATTACCGGCCTCTGCAACTGCATAACTTACACGTTGTGCGGCTTCACCCACTCGCCAGGTGCCGCGATTAATCAGTCGCACCTCGCACTCTACACCACAATCTACTCCACACCAATCCCAGAAATGTGTAAAATGTCAGCTTCGATGCAATTTATGCTCTGATCCACGCTGGGGTGTAGCCCCTGCCCAGGGCgaatatctatctatctagctagctatctatgtatctatctatctatctatctgtcGATGTACCCATATCTGTAACTATCGATCGAGCATCTTCCGCTGACAAATGACTCGATTCGGAATCGCGATGGGGTGCATCAGCAATTGCATTTACATTGCGGCGCCATTAACTCAATCATCGGCAGTTCCGGGGCTAGAAACTAACGATACTTCATGGGGTGATAAATACTAATTCATTTCTTGCACCCAGCGACATTTGGCTGCGATCTGGCAAAAGGCCAATCTGCGCTGCTGCCACAGTTTATAACTTTGACGGCTTAACTAATTTCAGAGATCGGACGCAAATTAAATAGCTCTGCGATGAGCAAGGGGATCCAAATTCAGCTGTTGGACTtgacacacaaaaaaatgtattcactCAAATTATACAAAACCCGAAGACTTTCCGTAACACGTTTTCGTATGTCTCTCTATCTTTTTTCTCAGATATCAAAAAAATTTATctaaaatgataaatgatacTATTTAAAGTgaagttttaaaacattttatatagtgaataaataaaataagattcTATCGCTTATGTGTTTATAATAAtacttgttttttatatatttctttccGTGTGCCGCTCCTTGGACCCGAAAAGCCGGGCATTCCCTGTATCGCCGCTCTGTTGGTAATTGTCTGGCTAACATTTTCAAGAATGTGCGCCCATCAAAGGTAATGGCTCTATGCGATATGGTTTACGGGCTTCCCCTTGGAGGTGTACCGAACATGGGGCAGAAAGCCATTCTGGTCCGCCGTGTAGCgcacctccacctcctggCCCCAGTCGTCGATATAGCGATAAACACCGGACACCTCGAGATCGTCACCAGAGCTCTTCGAATCGCGGTTCACTATGCCCAGCTCCTCGCGGTAGGTGCCATCTGCGGTTTCGTACGAGAATAGGTAGGAGCCCGAGGTGAGTTGTTCGGCCACCGATTTGAGGATTGGCACCGGCTCGTTAATGGAAGTGCTCTCAGCGGGCGCGCTCCACAGCAGCTGGCAGCCAGTCAAGATCAATAGCTGGAAGttcccaaaaaaataaaagaaaaaacatgaAGACAAATGATGTGGAGTCACTTAACGCCAGGGTATTCATGAGCCATCCGCCACTTACCAATGCGAACATGATTTATGCTAATACTAAGCGCGTAGGAAAGATTCTGCGCTTTTTATAGCACTCCGTTAGACGATAACCCAGTTCTAGGGAGAGACATTTCTCCACCCAATCCACCAATCAGTGGACCAAAGTTATGCAACGCCAGATGCTTTTTAATTGAGGTCACTAGAAAGTAGCGGGTCGTGTTTCTCGCATTTCTGGGGTTTGTTGAACCGCAGATTTGCAATTCAAATGGCCATTAAGAAGTGTGGAGAGCAGGTAAACTGTCATGTTTACAATGCAGATAGCATCGCAGCCACATGTGAATCGCGTGGGTTCGTGGGCTCTGCTCGAAAGGTGCAGCAGCTAATAAAATTTGTCACAATTCGGCACTGCGGCAGTTTGTGGCAAGCGAAAGGCGCAGAAATGGTAACGAACGACGGCTCCACCTGACTTCTACATGGCGTCCACATGCAAATTCCAGCCAGCCACGTTGATACAGTGGGTGGGCACCTCTGGGCCTTTGAGAAGCGGCTAACATTTATGGCAAACGGCATACGGCAAGCTGGAAACGGCAAGACAAAAAGAATTCAATAATAATTTCCAGCAATTTCGCAACTGAGCTGCGCCACCAGCAGCGGCACCACATTGCGGCAGAAGttgcattttggcatttgcctTGGCCCGCCCAGTTCCAATTTCCAGTTCCACTTGCCAGAACGGCCAGGCTCTGGGGCAACGTGTTAATAAATTGATTCTTGGTGGCTCCCCAGTCGCCGAGTTGGTTTAAATCCCGCGGAATCAGGTACGACTGCAAGTGTGCACATGGAGAAATAGTTGGGGAAACAAAAGGTCTATTTGGATTAGGTCTTAAGATTATATAGGAACATTCGTGTTTATGACATACAacataaaacgaaatataaatttacattttaaatttatagccTTCTTGATTTTCTAAATTAACTATAAATATAactataaacatacatatataaatgtcATCGCACATTAAGCTGTGCTGCGTTATTTGCTACTTGATTGTCTGTTTTATGTAAGAACGAATagtaattatattttcatgTGACGTGACAATTGTATGATTTATGaacatgtttcaaaaatataaataacagaACTGTTAAACGATGGAGTTCTATTTTTCTCGAGTGTGGCTTTGCAGAGCGGCATTTGACGCGCCTGCCACAGAAGTGGAAACTCATTAATGAAGCAGCCGCAATGCCGACGAGGTCATAATTCAGAGCTGCGACACTCTAACCTTTAGCCACGATCTGCCAGCCGGAACCTGCCGATGGAATCCCCGATCCGCAGTCGCACTACGCACTGCCACAAAGTGAATCAATTAGCCCCGCTGGCGGCCATAATTTCTAACTAATGCAGTTGGCAATTGCAAAATGTCAGGCCCACTCTACAAAGTAAGAAACATCTAAACCATCTCATTTCTGGCCGCAGTCGATTAATAACCGTCGCCTTCGCCGTCCGACTTTCAGTTGGATTTGGGGCTGAGGCCCATAGCTCATAGACATGGTTCACTCGCAGTTGAAgtcggagttggagctggagttggagtcgtGGGAGGAGTGTCCGACCCGTCTTTAATGTGGTTTGCTCATCGGCCAACAACCACATTGTGTGGTGCtgtgttttgctttgttgtgCGCTTGTTGTGTCTCACATTTCTGCATAAATTTGGCGGGCCATTTTTATGGAGCTCCCCGCATCTCGATTTCCCGCATTTTGGCGCTTTGTTTTATGGCTATTTATACCCGAAGTTTGCGAATTATTCAAATGGCAAATCAATCATCATGTTGGCCAATATGGACCAAAAcacttttataattaatatttggcACTTAGTTTTAGTGCTGCTCATTGGGTCAAAAAATTGTCCAAGCGTAGGcgtcatttttcattttaggAAACTAAGAAAAAagattacaattttaaattggattACAAACAAGAGGCTTGTGGTAACCAAACTAGCCGAACATTAAACAACTTAACAAATTCCCACGGTCGCTGATTTGACTCCCCATATATGAGCTTTAACACGACAACCCAGCTAGAAATATACTATAAAATGTATGGTTTATGCATCTAAAATATTACCAAAATATGGCACTCTTAAAAATCATAAGCAATTAAAAGGTATAATACCCACTTGAATTAATAGATACAAATGGAAGAGCAAAAGCAACTGAAAGTAGTTAGCCGAActgctcttttttttatatcttaACAATTTGTGTCCAAACTAAAATAATGATAACCAAACTAGCAGAACTTTAAACTACTTAACAAATTCCCACGGTCGCTGATTTGACACCCCATATATGGGCTATAAAACGACAACCCAGCTAGAAATATACTATTAAATGTATGGTTTATGCATCTAAAATATTACCAAAATAAGGCACTTTTAAAAAGGATagtcaattaaaaagttaaaaagcaTTAATACCCATTTTAttaatagttaaaaaaaataagagggCAAGCAGCTAAAAGTAGTTAACTGAACTGTTTTAACACCATAAGAACTCTTTTGTTTATATCCTAACAATTTATGTCCAAACTAAAAATATCCATTAGTTATTAAATTGTCTTGCTTGGCATGTGCTAAAATTTCCTAGCGAAGCGTATTAAAGTGTCGTCAGTGCCGAAAGTGGAACTTATTTGGATTTCGAATATTTGTGTAGCCTACTTTTTGGCTCACCTTTAATATTTCCTAACTACAAATTGCTAGTCGGCTTTTAGGCAGATTCCCAAATTACCAAGGCACCTTAAGCTTAACTGACACTATTCGCATAACTTTCCATCAAAAACACAATTGATGACTTATTCTGGCGGAAAACGAGATACATGCttagatttaaataaaagcatAATCTCGCAATTGCGTGGTGACCCATAACCCCGACGCGAATATTGACCTTGCTGCGGAATGGAAAACATCCACAGAATTAGCATATGCAATTATAGATGGAGCTGAACATGGAACAAGACATGTTCGACTTTTAATGGCAGCTCGCACTGATGACAAACGAAAATGTATCTGTCAGATACTTGGCAGTTGCAAATGAGTGATGGCGACCACATCACACCTAGACATGAGCAATCCCAGCCGCCTAGAGAGATTGATGATTAACCCCACTGGAGCGTGGAACAATGGAACACCCCGGGCCCGAGAAGCTCTCAAGCTATCCTGGGGATAGGCAGTATCTCATTTGATTAGTATGCCATTTGACAAATGATGTTTGTAGGCCAAGTTGAGGTCCGACTTCCACCTTGACCAAGGGAAATTGAGGGGCTATGCACTGTCAGCACATAACTCAAGCAAACACCTTCGCGGCAGATGCGAAGACAAGTGCTGGAGCAAAAAGACCCAGAATTTGCATATGGGGGCCGGCTCATAAACAAGTGCGCGGAAGAAGGCCGGTGGCCCACCATGAAGATATCAATCAGCCCAAGCAAAAGCCGCAGCCAAACGAAATTCGTTTGTCCTTCTGTCAATGGCCGataaaaaaccaataaagcTGCCACCCAGCGGCTTGTTAACACGCAGATAAATTACACTGGCCGCCCGCGAGATTGCCATCGAGATGGTCAGTCAGAAGCCGATagccaggccaggccagggCACAGGAAGCGGCCGATTGTTCTGACCATAACTGAGCTGAGCTTTAGGGCTTCCAGCAGCACCTGACGAACCCCCAGAAGCGGCGATCGAGAACCGCATAAATACGGCCGCCGGTGGGAGCCGCAATTGCAGTCGTGGCACGGCTTTCGATCAGTGACTTCCAGTGGCAGCAACGGATTTGCTTCGGTACGCGCTCGAATCTCTCAGCAGCTCAGCAGCTTAACAGAATCTTTCCCAGCTCCCTAAGTGAATCGTCGGGTTTATCGAGCGTGTAATTTGTGCTCCGTTCGCGAGATTTATGATCCACGGCACCTGCCCACTGACAGCCTAAATGTCGCTACCCCGTGCCCCTCGCTTCCAGCACCTCCGCTGGGTGGCCTGTCTGCTGGCCAGCCTCTGGTTCTCCGCCAGCCAGGCTCAGTTGCCTGGAACCGGCTTCCAGGGACAACGTCCGCAGGTGCCGCCGCTCCAGCCGCTGCAACAGCCAGCCAATCCCTTCCAGCGGCGCCAGCCCAATCCCGTCCAGGGTCAGGGCCTGTTTCCTGGTCAGCGGAATCCGCTGAACCCGCTGGCACCTCCGCTCACTGGAGCTGCTCTGCAGAACCCCTACACCCGCTACAACCAGTACCAGCAACAGAACTACGTGCCCATCACCGCCTACCAAAACGAACTCAATCTGGATGGAAGCTTCTCCTACGGATACTCGTCGGCCGACGGAACCACTGCCCAGGCACAGGGATACGTCAAGAACTTGGGCTATGGTGAGGGCGTCGAGGCACAGGTG
This sequence is a window from Drosophila teissieri strain GT53w chromosome 2R, Prin_Dtei_1.1, whole genome shotgun sequence. Protein-coding genes within it:
- the LOC122612883 gene encoding uncharacterized protein LOC122612883, whose product is MFKIALCLLALASGSLAASIGQVDSTTEKREIVPVLKFETNKNPDGSFHFSYEGGDQSMRQEQGVIENAGTEDEALEVSGMYSYVDADGNTVEVHYTAGKNGFVPIGTIIPKEITELAKSAALLPKIPEDEQKYRKARSQELEKKEAAVEKEAAPVEKEEPVVAKESVVVEKSEPLPAESQVVPVQVVLDAVPEAEVKAETETEKKVETKTA
- the LOC122612882 gene encoding mitochondrial sodium/calcium exchanger protein isoform X2, which translates into the protein MREETTCSMVHDLLESQKCNFVRKTSDCLINMGLFNYLAWHYCKVDVRNSFNSFWSVLGMFLIAVYVFWMMQITIKNYFCPTLMVIADFLRMNESTAGVTVLAVASGSPDFFTAIASRMQGSKYSFLACMAQTMFLHFFVAGLVILTKPFHMQPNTYLRDFGFLFLNTVYMDYIHKRPQGISWVAALPSAFIFVGYVVVTIVDQHLLIARIQKMEQRQLNVAEALQLEALRPQKELPLTRPEIDRSSIGHGSRNKRLFRQFWNSVAEFDKDRFHRGTLLVKLYLIVKQPIDMLLRLLIPKVDMNAPLYGWSKLLFNMQVLLVPTYMAYIILRGYSVAGFAVYMIVLITMVPVAIMIFFLTRTDTPPMFFRFTSSMGFLAAVFLIFCLTTEVNAMFFTMATVLKVSQEFSLTTAICWALSSNDLVANLSLSHQGWPRMAMTATFSAPVFGSFVFLAMPLVVNSFVEAPKNIFPSEGKFGETVCIFLEVGMGFSMLSVLTTNFKLRRACGFLLVTYYIFFLGVLILLEKGQIHAYGV
- the LOC122612882 gene encoding mitochondrial sodium/calcium exchanger protein isoform X1, giving the protein MREETTCSMVHDLLESQKCNFVRKTSDCLINMGLFNYLAWHYCKVDVRNSFNSFWSVLGMFLIAVYVFWMMQITIKNYFCPTLMVIADFLRMNESTAGVTVLAVASGSPDFFTAIASRMQGSKYSFLACMAQTMFLHFFVAGLVILTKPFHMQPNTYLRDFGFLFLNTVYMDYIHKRPQGISWVAALPSAFIFVGYVVVTIVDQHLLIARIQKMEQRQLNVAEALQLEALRPQKELPLTRPEIDRSSIGHGSRNKRLFRQFWNSVAEFDKDRFHRGTLLVKLYLIVKQPIDMLLRLLIPKVDMNAPLYGWSKLLFNMQVLLVPTYMAYIILRGYSVAGFAVYMIVLITMVPVAIMIFFLTRTDTPPMFFRFTSSMGFLAAVFLIFCLTTEVNAMFFTMATVLKVSQEFSLTTAICWALSSNDLVANLSLSHQGWPRMAMTATFSAPVFGSFVFLAMPLVVNSFVEAPKNIFQPSEGKFGETVCIFLEVGMGFSMLSVLTTNFKLRRACGFLLVTYYIFFLGVLILLEKGQIHAYGV
- the LOC122614431 gene encoding endocuticle structural protein SgAbd-6; the encoded protein is YDLLQLPLFVLAVVVACCHALPVEPEREPVAILKSEINKHEDGSYDAAYESADGTSRSEGAVVVDKGTDDEALEVKGSYKYINEDGQEVEVFYTAGKNGFVPYGSIINPEITAVAEAAKDLPKEVKAEKP
- the LOC122614738 gene encoding larval cuticle protein 1, translating into MFALLLILTGCQLLWSAPAESTSINEPVPILKSVAEQLTSGSYLFSYETADGTYREELGIVNRDSKSSGDDLEVSGVYRYIDDWGQEVEVRYTADQNGFLPHVRYTSKGKPVNHIA